Proteins from one Nicotiana tabacum cultivar K326 chromosome 23, ASM71507v2, whole genome shotgun sequence genomic window:
- the LOC107791170 gene encoding ATP synthase subunit b', chloroplastic-like translates to MANMIMASSKALITSSIPSSPRTKLSLPQIPIPKLPLPKLPKSPITLSLASNLKSISVILASSLAFAPPSLAEEIEKASLFDFNLTLPIIMAEFLFLMFALDKLYFSPLGKFMDERDSAIKEKLNSVKDTSAEVKQLEDQAAAIMKAARAEISAALSKMKKETQLEVEQKIAEGRKKVEAELQEALASLDKQKEETIKSLDSQIAALSDEIVKKVLPVSN, encoded by the coding sequence ATGGCCAACATGATCATGGCTTCCTCCAAAGCCCTAATCACTTCTTCCATTCCTTCATCACCAAGAACCAAACTTTCCCTCCCACAAATTCCAATTCCAAAACTACCCCTCCCCAAATTGCCCAAATCCCCAATAACCCTTTCCCTCGCATCAAATCTCAAGTCAATATCAGTCATTCTTGCTAGCTCATTAGCCTTTGCACCCCCTTCACTTGCTGAAGAAATTGAAAAAGCTTCACTCTTTGACTTCAATTTAACTCTCCCTATTATAATGGCTGAGTTCCTTTTCCTCATGTTTGCTTTAGACAAACTTTACTTTTCCCCATTAGGGAAATTTATGGATGAAAGAGATTCTGCTATTAAAGAGAAATTAAACAGTGTGAAGGACACTTCAGCTGAAGTGAAGCAATTGGAAGATCAAGCAGCAGCTATAATGAAAGCTGCAAGAGCTGAAATATCAGCTGCATTgagtaagatgaagaaagagacACAATTGGAAGTGGAGCAGAAGATTGCTGAAGGAAGGAAGAAAGTTGAAGCTGAGTTGCAGGAAGCTTTAGCTAGCTTGGACAAACAAAAGGAGGAGACTATTAAGTCTCTTGACTCTCAGATTGCTGCTCTTAGTGATGAGATTGTCAAGAAGGTTCTTCCTGTTAGTAACTAA